CGGGAAAAACGCGACAATCCACGCACAGATCAGCAAGGCCACGAATGTGTTGCTGACATAGATCAGGATTAGCGGCGCGATGGCCACAACTGGCGTTACCTGAAGGATAACGGCAAAGGGAAACAGGCTCATTTCAACCGGGCGGGACAGGGCAAACAACATGCCCAGTGCCACGCCGCCAATGATGGCCAGCACCAGCGACATCAGCGTCAGTTTGATGGTGAACATGGCGCTTTGCATCAGGCTGGACCAATCGGTCACCAGTGTTTGGGCGATCAGGCTGGGGGCGGGGATCAGGTAGTGTGGCACCTCGTTGTACCAGACAAGAAACTCCCAAATGCCAAGCGCAAGGATGATCGCCGAGATGGGCAGGATGTACTGCAGGCGGCGGTCACGGCGGTCGCGCAGGATACGCGGGTCGACCTGTGTGGCGAGCGTGGTGGCCCCGATCACGGGCGCTGTGTCAGTGGTTGAGTGCGACATTTTCCATGGTCCCTTCCAGTGCTTTACTGACTGTGCGGCAGCTTTCGGCGTATTCCGGTGACATCCGGTAGGCCGAGTTGCGCGGATAGCCCCCCGTTAGTGCGATGTCGTGGACCACGCGGCCCGGACGTGCAGCCATGACCACAACGCGGCTGGACAGGTAGACGGATTCAAAGACCGAGTGGGTGACAAAAATCACCGTCAGCCCCAACGATTGCCACAGCGACAGCACCTCGTCGTTCAGCTTTGTCCGCGACATTTCGTCGAGTGCGGCAAAGGGTTCGTCCATCAGCAACAGCTTTGGTTTTGTCACCATCGCGCGGGCGATGGATACTCGCATTTTCATCCCGCCCGACAGTTCGCGCGGATAGGATTTTGCAAAATTGGCAAGGCCCACCATCGAAAGTGCTTCTTCGACGCGGGCGCGGCCTTCGACTTTGCCGATGCCTTGCAATTTGAGCGGTAGATAGACGTTGTCGTAAACGGTGGCCCACGGCATCAAAGTCGCCTCTTGGAAGACATAGCCGATGTCGCTGCCATCGCTGCTTTGGCCCGGTCGGTGGCCGTTGACGGTGATTGACCCCGCAGAGACCGATAAAAGCCCCGAGATCATCTTGAGTGCCGTGCTTTTGCCGCAGCCAGAAGGCCCGAGAAAGCTGACGAATTCGCCCTGCCCGATGGTCAGCGACATATCCCGCACTGCAACGGTGCCATTGCCGAATTGTTTGTCGACGCCGCGCATGTCGATCAGCGCAGACCCGTCGACGGGTGCTGGGGTGACTGTCATATTTTCAGACCTCCGGTTTGGTGTGCAGCCAGTCGGCTGGCATGGCGTCAATCTCGGCCATCGCCTCGACCAGACGTGCAACCGCGTGATCCAGTGTGGCCTCGCCCTTGGCTGCTGTGGCCAGTTGCGCCTCGCCGCAGGCACCGGCGGGGTTCAGATCCTGGGTTTTCCATGCGGGTTTGCCTGCACGACCCAGCCCCAGATGGGTGGTGTTTTCAAACAGATCCTGCCCGCGCGAGCGAAAATTTCGGGCGTGGCGCATGTCGACATTGTCGGGGTCAAGCGCCAGCATCACGGATGTTTCCATATCCCCCGCGTGAATACCGTGGGTGCGTTCGGTTTCGGAAAAGATCCCTTCGGGCATCCCGAAGCCGAACCAGTTCACAGAAAACACCATCATCCCGTACGAGATGCGCAACTGACGCGCCACGATGTCCATGACCGGAATGTTGCCGCCATGCCCGTTGAGCAGCACCAGTTTGTTCACGCCCGCGCGGGCCACGCTGGCCCCGATTTCGCACAGTACACGGATCAACGTTTCTGCCGACAGGGTCAGAGTGCCGGGAAAATCAATGTGCTCGTCACTTTTGCACACTGCCTGCGTGGGCAGAAAAATAACCGGACTATCGCCGGGCAATGCCTCGGCCAAACGGCGGGATACGCCGCTGACGGTGCAACTGTCCACCGACATCGGCAGGTGCGGCCCGTGTTGTTCGATGGCCCCGATGGGCAGCACCGCGATCAGCCGGTCGTGATCCAGTGCCGCAAATTCACGTTGGCTGTGATCGGCCCAGAACCGCTTCATGCGGGCACCGTGCGATTACTCTTTTTCTTGCTGATATAGGTCATGTTTCCCCCTGGTTGGGGTCAGCGTAGACATTTTCATACCAATTGATCAAACTATTTGTTCAGGTTTTTTCAAGACACACCAAACGCCTTTTGGCGCTGCCTGAAAATGAGGCAACGGCGCTTGCGCATGCTGTGATGGAATAAATGAAGGCCGGGCAGACTTTACGGGCTGACGGGCGCACGCTCCGCAAAGGCATCAAAGAGGTCGGGTTGACCCATCTGACCCCCCTTGAGCATGACGCGCATACGATCGAGACGTGCGTCCCTGTGCCGTGCCACGCAGATGCAGGCCCCAGCGCTGAAGCTGCGTTCAAAGTCCAGAGAGTCAAAACCGAGTCGGGCCGAGATGCGGCTGGAGGTGTCGCCGCCAGCCAGTCCCAGATGGCCGACATTGCTGCGCTGTATCACGGTCGCTACGAAGTTTGCCGACGCATCCGCCAGCGCGTCCGGAGCCAGGCCGTAGGAAATGTCGGGGCACAGATGGACAAGGACAGGGGTGCCGGATTTCAGCAATTGGGCCGCCTCGTTTATCAGGTGGTCTGTGTGCAGCGCTTCGGGTGTCAGGGGAAGTTTTCGTAAGGTTCGGGCGTTTTGAACCTGTGTCCGCGTGTTTGCCGACCGGCTGCCAGCAAAGACCAGAAGGTTGTCCGACGCAGGCGGTGCCATGATCGACGGCTGGTCGGTTCGGTCCGATGTCGCAGTCAGGATTTCGGCCACAGAACTTGCGCCGATTAGCAATTGCCGCCCGCCCGCAACGCGGAGTGCGTCAGCGATCAGGCGCTGATCTTGCGGTGTCGCCACGTCGATCAGAACCGGACCGTGCCCCACCCTGCGCGCCAGTGCTGCGGTGTTTCCCAAATCGGTGAAGGGCACCAAATCAAGACCGGTCAGACCTTGGGCGGCAAGATGCTGACGCAGGTCAGCTTCGGTCATGGGGGTCACGGGGTGGTGGCCCATCACTGAATGGCGGTCGATACGGTGGACCATATTGTCCGGACCTGTCGCGAACAAATTGCCGAATATGCAATAGCGCCCAAGGCTGGGCTGGCCGCCGATCACCGCAATCACGTCCGGTTTGAACCTGTCGATCAGGTCTAAGGCCACCGCGCCGATTGATCCGGTGTGAGGAGCGGAATCGAAGGTCGAACAGACCTTCAGGTGCAGAACGCGGGGATCGGCTTTGGCAATCCGGGGCCACAGGTGAGCGATCTCTGCCTGTGCCGCTTTGGGGGGGCGCGCGCGCAGATCGGTGGCCAGACCCAGTGCGGCAAGGCCGTCGGTGGCGCCGCTCGGGTTCAACACCAACCGCGCAGGCCAGCCCTTGCGCGCATAGGTGGCAAGGGTGTCCGAAGCGCCGGTAAAGTCATCGCCAAGAAAGACAACCTCGGCCACGCTATTCTTTCCCGAAGAACTGCATCGCGGCGTCAAGGGCCGGACGCGATGCTGCGGCCTGTTCCAAAGTTTCGCCACCGGTCAGGGCATCATAGGCTTCGCGTAGCGACCTGGTGCCGGCAGCGGCACCGTCGGGATGGGCCAGAATACCGCCGCCGCACATGAACATGAAATCCGGACTTTCCGCTGCTGCGATGGTCTGGGGTAGGGTGCCCGCCCATTGCCCTGACGAAAACGCGGGCATCACCCGATCATCCGGCCCGTCACCCGACAAGGGACGCAGGCAGGCACGGACGGCTTCGATGACGTCTTCGGCAGAATCGACAAATTTGCCGCCGATGCCGTGGACGTGCATGTGGTCGATCCCCGCCAGCCGGTAGAGCGCTTGATAGGCCGTAAAGCCCATGCCCAGCAGAGGGTGGCGGCTCATTGCGCCGAAACCGTTGCGATGAGCATGAATCGCCAGGGGTGTGTGCGCCCGCAGCGTTTGCATCCCTGACAGTCCGCACCAGTTGAGGCTGGCCATGACACAACTGCCACCTTCGGATGCGACAAGGTCGGCGTGGCGGCGCATCGCATCTGTTTCATCGGTGATGTTGAAGGCCATCATGACGCGGCGGCCGGTCCGGTCCTGCCATTTTCGGATCACGGCCATGACGGCGGGCACGCGCTCTGCCAGCGGCGCGCAGTCGGGATTGGCGCAGACTTCGTCATCCTTGATGAAATCGACGCCAGCCTGACACAATTGATCGACAAGGGTCGCGATGTCTGCGGAACACATGCCGACGTTGGGTTTGATAATCGTGCCAAAGATCGGGCCATTGGCGACGCCGAGGCTGTCCCGCGTGCCCTGAACCCCGACCGCTGGCAGGGGATAGCGCATCCGATAGGCAGAGGGGATTTCCAGCGACAGGAGTTTCAGGCCGGTTATCTGGCCTATGTCATAGAGGTTGCCCGAGACGGTTGCCGCGAGCGTTGGCAAATTGCGACCGATGTTGGCGGTGGGATAGGCGATGCGCACACGCGCCTGACGGAACGGGCCGGTCTTGGCTTTACGGTCCACATAGGCCGACGACAGGGTGGGCTCTGCGACCACGTCCTGCGGGATGATGGACAGCACTTGCGCGGCGGCGCGGGCGCGCAGTTCGTCCGTTTCCCCTGTGACGCGTACAAAGGTTCCGCTGGACTGTTCGCCCGCCATCATGGCGGCGACATCCTCCAGCGGAAAGGGTGTTTCAAGAAGGTATTCTGCGATTACGCGTTCCATGTGATCCTCAAAGCGCCGACAAATCCGGGAACGGGCGTATGGGGTCTGTGCCGTCCCAGTCGACCGAGGAGTCGCGGATCAGATCGAACATCTTGCCCTTTGGGCCCAGCACCTCGGACAGTTCGATGCAGGTTCCGGGGTGGTCCTGTTCGGAAAAATAGGCGAACCGCCCGTTCTTGCCTACGCAACCGCTCATTTTCACTGTGAAGTCGCGCGCCAGCATCTTGGCCAGATCGGCGTCATAATCGGTGGTCCAGAACGCGACATGCTGCAAGCCGCGCAGACCCTTTTCGCGGAAATCGCGGTACATCGACGGCACGTCGTTGCGGATCTGGATCAACTCGACCTGCATATCGCCGGAATTGGCCAGCGCCACCGAATTGTGCGGCTCGTAGCGTTCACCGTCATAGGTGTAATCTTGGATCGGCACGCGCGGGTTGTAGAACCACGGTCCGACGCCCATGACCTCGGACCAGTGTTTCATGCCCGCTTCGATATCGTCGACCACATAGCCCAATTGGCGGATCGGCCCCAGAAGGTTGCTCATTTCAGACCTCATTTCATCAATAGTTCAGGCAGCCAGGTCGACAGCGCCGGAACGGCGGACACCACAAGCAGCGACAGCAGGAGCGGGATAAAAAACGGCATCACCCCGGCGATGACACGCCCGATGGGCATGCGTGTTATGATCGTGATCATGTAAAGGCTCATGCCGACGGGGGGCGTCAGCAGCCCGATCATCAGGTTCAGCACGAAGACAATGCCAAGTTGCAGCGGATCGACCCCGGCCGCCGTCAGGGCTGGCGCGATGATCGGCGCGATGATCAGAATGGCTGCGATGCTTTCCAGAACCATGCCGACGACAAGCAGCAGGATATTCACAAGCAACAGCAGAACCAGCGGATTGTCAGACAGGGCCAGCAACATTCCCGACACTTTCATCGGCACCTGATCCAGCGTCAGAACCCATGCAAACAGTGCGGCGGTGGACACGACGAACAGAATATTTGCCGTTGATTCAGCGGTTTCACGCAGCGCGCCGATAATGCCGCGCACTGTCAGGGTACGGTACACAAAGATGCCAATCAGCGTGGCATAGGCCACGGTCACGCCTGCCACTTCGGTGGGGCCAAAATAGCCACTGACCAATCCACCAATCAGCAGGACCGGAGCCAGAAGCGCGGGAAAGGAAATCAGTGCCTTTTGCGCCACGTCGCGACGGCTGGGGCGCACATCGTCACGCGGCAGATCCTTGATGCGGGCGATGATGGCGACCTGAATCATAAGCAGGGCAGTCAGCATCAGCGCCGGAATGATCCCTGCAATCAGCAGCTTTACCGCTGAAACGTTGGCAACAGAGGCGTAGATGATGATCGGGATCGAGGGGGGAAAGATCGGGCCGATCGTTGCGGCGGCGACAGTAAGGCCCGCCGCAAATTCCTCGCGGTAGCCTTGTGCTTTCATTTGTTTGATCTGGATCGCGCCAAGTGCGCCGATGTCGGCCA
This DNA window, taken from Pseudosulfitobacter pseudonitzschiae, encodes the following:
- a CDS encoding ABC transporter permease — its product is MSHSTTDTAPVIGATTLATQVDPRILRDRRDRRLQYILPISAIILALGIWEFLVWYNEVPHYLIPAPSLIAQTLVTDWSSLMQSAMFTIKLTLMSLVLAIIGGVALGMLFALSRPVEMSLFPFAVILQVTPVVAIAPLILIYVSNTFVALLICAWIVAFFPILSNTAIGLRSADHNLRDLFRLYQATPWQRLRYLLIPSALPYFMAALKIAGGLALIGAVVAEFVAGTAGQNTGLASRILESSFRNEIPRMFAALFLVSVLGVGIFLITAWLSRAVLGHWHESEIKREN
- a CDS encoding VOC family protein translates to MSNLLGPIRQLGYVVDDIEAGMKHWSEVMGVGPWFYNPRVPIQDYTYDGERYEPHNSVALANSGDMQVELIQIRNDVPSMYRDFREKGLRGLQHVAFWTTDYDADLAKMLARDFTVKMSGCVGKNGRFAYFSEQDHPGTCIELSEVLGPKGKMFDLIRDSSVDWDGTDPIRPFPDLSAL
- a CDS encoding TRAP transporter large permease, translated to MSLILVSIFLVLLILGAPIAVCLGLSSAVVIVTHGLPVSVVAQRSLNALDSSPLLAVPLFIFAASLLNATGVTTHLFELVRMVFGRIRGAVAQVSILVSLIFSGISGAALADIGALGAIQIKQMKAQGYREEFAAGLTVAAATIGPIFPPSIPIIIYASVANVSAVKLLIAGIIPALMLTALLMIQVAIIARIKDLPRDDVRPSRRDVAQKALISFPALLAPVLLIGGLVSGYFGPTEVAGVTVAYATLIGIFVYRTLTVRGIIGALRETAESTANILFVVSTAALFAWVLTLDQVPMKVSGMLLALSDNPLVLLLLVNILLLVVGMVLESIAAILIIAPIIAPALTAAGVDPLQLGIVFVLNLMIGLLTPPVGMSLYMITIITRMPIGRVIAGVMPFFIPLLLSLLVVSAVPALSTWLPELLMK
- a CDS encoding creatininase family protein, which translates into the protein MKRFWADHSQREFAALDHDRLIAVLPIGAIEQHGPHLPMSVDSCTVSGVSRRLAEALPGDSPVIFLPTQAVCKSDEHIDFPGTLTLSAETLIRVLCEIGASVARAGVNKLVLLNGHGGNIPVMDIVARQLRISYGMMVFSVNWFGFGMPEGIFSETERTHGIHAGDMETSVMLALDPDNVDMRHARNFRSRGQDLFENTTHLGLGRAGKPAWKTQDLNPAGACGEAQLATAAKGEATLDHAVARLVEAMAEIDAMPADWLHTKPEV
- a CDS encoding RuBisCO large subunit C-terminal-like domain-containing protein; the protein is MERVIAEYLLETPFPLEDVAAMMAGEQSSGTFVRVTGETDELRARAAAQVLSIIPQDVVAEPTLSSAYVDRKAKTGPFRQARVRIAYPTANIGRNLPTLAATVSGNLYDIGQITGLKLLSLEIPSAYRMRYPLPAVGVQGTRDSLGVANGPIFGTIIKPNVGMCSADIATLVDQLCQAGVDFIKDDEVCANPDCAPLAERVPAVMAVIRKWQDRTGRRVMMAFNITDETDAMRRHADLVASEGGSCVMASLNWCGLSGMQTLRAHTPLAIHAHRNGFGAMSRHPLLGMGFTAYQALYRLAGIDHMHVHGIGGKFVDSAEDVIEAVRACLRPLSGDGPDDRVMPAFSSGQWAGTLPQTIAAAESPDFMFMCGGGILAHPDGAAAGTRSLREAYDALTGGETLEQAAASRPALDAAMQFFGKE
- a CDS encoding four-carbon acid sugar kinase family protein; amino-acid sequence: MAEVVFLGDDFTGASDTLATYARKGWPARLVLNPSGATDGLAALGLATDLRARPPKAAQAEIAHLWPRIAKADPRVLHLKVCSTFDSAPHTGSIGAVALDLIDRFKPDVIAVIGGQPSLGRYCIFGNLFATGPDNMVHRIDRHSVMGHHPVTPMTEADLRQHLAAQGLTGLDLVPFTDLGNTAALARRVGHGPVLIDVATPQDQRLIADALRVAGGRQLLIGASSVAEILTATSDRTDQPSIMAPPASDNLLVFAGSRSANTRTQVQNARTLRKLPLTPEALHTDHLINEAAQLLKSGTPVLVHLCPDISYGLAPDALADASANFVATVIQRSNVGHLGLAGGDTSSRISARLGFDSLDFERSFSAGACICVARHRDARLDRMRVMLKGGQMGQPDLFDAFAERAPVSP
- a CDS encoding ABC transporter ATP-binding protein yields the protein MTVTPAPVDGSALIDMRGVDKQFGNGTVAVRDMSLTIGQGEFVSFLGPSGCGKSTALKMISGLLSVSAGSITVNGHRPGQSSDGSDIGYVFQEATLMPWATVYDNVYLPLKLQGIGKVEGRARVEEALSMVGLANFAKSYPRELSGGMKMRVSIARAMVTKPKLLLMDEPFAALDEMSRTKLNDEVLSLWQSLGLTVIFVTHSVFESVYLSSRVVVMAARPGRVVHDIALTGGYPRNSAYRMSPEYAESCRTVSKALEGTMENVALNH